In one Suricata suricatta isolate VVHF042 chromosome 9, meerkat_22Aug2017_6uvM2_HiC, whole genome shotgun sequence genomic region, the following are encoded:
- the MOK gene encoding MAPK/MAK/MRK overlapping kinase, with product MAVQGLHGAPRRSRVGVSVGAGRLHTGPLGQGGPGPTPPVHSPSSPGADELDQISKIHDVISTPAEKTLTKFKWIRIPLLTASLSSRCLPPHDPDDRIAAHHASFQGQRTRPGSERRTFARDQRPPA from the exons ATGGCAGTCCAGGGGCTGCATGGAGCACCACGCAGATCTCGTGTCGGTGTGTCCGTGGGAGCTGGCCGCCTGCACACGGGGCCGCTGGGACAAGGTGGTCCCGGCCCAACCCCCCCAGTCCACAGCCCCTCTTCTCCTGGAGCCGACGAGCTGGACCAGATCTCAAAAATCCATGACGTCATCAGCACGCCTGCTGAGAAGACCCTCACCAAGTTCAAAT ggATCAGGATACCTCTCCTGACAGCCAGTCTGTCCTCGAGATGCCTCCCTCCTCATGACCCCGACGACAGGATCGCCGCCCACCACGCCTCCTTCCAGGGCCAGAG AACCAGGCCCGGAAGCGAGAGGAGGACCTTCGCACGAGACCAGCGCCCGCCCGCCTGA